Proteins encoded within one genomic window of Alosa alosa isolate M-15738 ecotype Scorff River chromosome 24, AALO_Geno_1.1, whole genome shotgun sequence:
- the LOC125289473 gene encoding fatty acid-binding protein, intestinal-like gives MTFNGTWKVDRSENYDKFMEQMGINIMKRKLAEHDNLKITITQTGEQFHVKESSTFRTKEIDFTLGVQFDYALADGTEVSGSWNMEGEMLKGSFTRKDNNKVLTTTRTLVNGELVQSYSYDGVDAKRIFKKE, from the exons ATGACTTTCAATGGAACTTGGAAAGTTGACCGTAGTGAGAACTACGACAAGTTTATGGAACAAATGG GCATTAACATCATGAAGAGGAAGCTGGCGGAACATGACAACCTGAAGATCACCATCACCCAGACTGGAGAGCAGTTCCACGTTAAGGAGTCCAGCACCTTCCGCACCAAAGAGATCGACTTCACACTCGGCGTTCAGTTTGACTACGCTCTGGCCGATGGAACAGAAGTTTCA ggctcctggaacatggaggGTGAGATGCTGAAGGGTTCCTTCACCAGGAAAGACAACAACAAGGTTCTCACCACCACCAGGACTCTGGTGAACGGGGAACTGGTTCAG AGCTACAGCTATGACGGGGTGGATGCCAAGAGAATCTTCAAGAAGGAGTAA